In a genomic window of Streptomyces roseoviridis:
- a CDS encoding hemerythrin domain-containing protein translates to MDGIVLLREDHKAVEKLFKEFERAADDAHGRKREIADEVIRRLTAHAWIEERVFYPAAREAAPDTTDHVLESVEEHHAVLWMLSELVGFDPEDERFDAKMTVLMENVRHHVEEEEKDWFPEVRKAMGRKQLLALGERMEEELKSAPDDPLKVPSAHE, encoded by the coding sequence ATGGACGGAATCGTGCTGCTCCGCGAGGACCACAAGGCGGTGGAGAAGCTGTTCAAGGAGTTCGAGCGGGCGGCCGACGACGCGCACGGCCGCAAGCGGGAGATCGCCGACGAGGTGATCCGCCGGCTCACCGCCCACGCCTGGATCGAGGAACGGGTCTTCTACCCGGCGGCCCGAGAGGCCGCGCCCGACACCACCGACCACGTCCTGGAGAGCGTCGAGGAGCACCACGCCGTCCTGTGGATGCTCTCGGAACTCGTCGGGTTCGACCCCGAGGACGAGCGCTTCGACGCCAAGATGACGGTGCTCATGGAGAACGTGCGGCACCACGTCGAGGAGGAGGAGAAGGACTGGTTCCCCGAGGTCCGCAAGGCCATGGGGCGCAAGCAGCTCCTCGCGCTCGGCGAGCGCATGGAGGAGGAGCTGAAGTCGGCCCCGGACGACCCCCTCAAGGTGCCCAGCGCCCACGAGTAG
- a CDS encoding mucoidy inhibitor MuiA family protein, with the protein MSTTPPVSPVNPPAPPAAEHLPSSAAPPIALPVTAVTCLEDRAQVERTAVLDLAAGVQRLRLGPISALAVDRTVHAELTAGPPDGGPGGPGGPGIREDRDGLDVLDVRIVRDWTPRGPRRPAEDDSALRRHAHALEEERRTLERRRDRLRTRLDLLGGLAADLLREIGEGAGAGESEGQRWARELDRVDGERDACAEELRTVEARLGAVGAELGEAGRAMELAEEEPAELVGHVELTVEAAAAGPAALRLTHLTPCALWRPAYRAVLDGDALTLETDAVVWQRTGEDWSDVRLTLSTARSSRAGDPPRLVEDRLTLKDRSAAERRTVEVELREEETGTLGPAPVLGLAGVDDGGEVRVLAAPAPVSVRADGRAHRVPLSAFTTAARDEYTGAPELSPLVTRMVRFDNRSGHALLAGPVDLVLGSGFTGRAALDFTAPGAAAELAFGASDDCRVVRYAEESRDTSRIAQRTVVTRTVRLHLSRFSAPGERGDRVVVLRERIPVSEVSEVEVRVRPEVCSPAPDAVDAEGIARWEVALPPGGRRTVTLVYELSAKANVTGL; encoded by the coding sequence ATGTCCACCACCCCGCCCGTGTCCCCGGTGAATCCGCCCGCGCCTCCCGCCGCCGAGCACCTCCCTTCGTCCGCCGCGCCGCCGATCGCGCTGCCCGTCACCGCCGTCACCTGTCTGGAGGACCGTGCGCAGGTCGAGCGCACCGCCGTGCTCGACCTCGCGGCCGGTGTCCAGCGGCTGCGCCTCGGGCCGATCAGCGCGCTGGCCGTCGACCGCACCGTCCACGCCGAGCTGACCGCCGGCCCGCCGGACGGCGGCCCCGGCGGACCCGGCGGACCCGGCATCCGCGAGGACCGTGACGGCCTCGACGTACTCGACGTACGGATCGTCCGGGACTGGACGCCCCGCGGGCCGCGGCGGCCCGCCGAGGACGACTCGGCACTGCGCCGGCACGCGCACGCCCTCGAAGAGGAGCGGCGCACCCTCGAACGGCGGCGCGACCGGTTGCGTACCCGCCTCGACCTGCTCGGCGGGCTCGCCGCGGATCTGCTGCGGGAGATCGGCGAGGGCGCCGGCGCCGGGGAGTCCGAGGGGCAGCGGTGGGCCCGCGAACTGGACCGGGTCGACGGCGAGCGGGACGCCTGCGCCGAGGAGCTGCGCACCGTGGAGGCGCGGCTCGGCGCCGTGGGCGCGGAGCTCGGGGAGGCCGGGCGGGCCATGGAGCTGGCCGAGGAGGAGCCCGCCGAGCTGGTCGGCCACGTCGAACTGACCGTGGAGGCGGCGGCCGCGGGCCCGGCCGCCCTGCGGCTGACCCATCTGACCCCGTGCGCGCTGTGGCGGCCGGCCTACCGGGCCGTGCTCGACGGGGACGCCCTGACGCTGGAGACCGACGCCGTGGTCTGGCAGCGCACCGGGGAGGACTGGTCGGACGTCCGGCTGACGCTGTCCACGGCCCGTTCCTCGCGGGCCGGCGATCCGCCCCGGCTGGTCGAGGACCGGCTGACGCTGAAGGACCGTTCCGCGGCCGAGCGGCGCACCGTCGAGGTGGAGCTGCGCGAGGAGGAGACCGGCACCCTCGGCCCGGCCCCCGTGCTCGGTCTGGCGGGGGTGGACGACGGCGGAGAGGTCCGGGTGCTGGCCGCCCCGGCACCGGTGTCCGTGCGCGCGGACGGCCGTGCCCACCGGGTGCCGCTGTCGGCGTTCACCACGGCCGCGCGCGACGAGTACACCGGCGCGCCGGAGCTGTCGCCGCTGGTCACCCGGATGGTGCGGTTCGACAACCGGTCCGGGCACGCCCTGCTGGCCGGCCCGGTGGACCTGGTGCTCGGCAGCGGGTTCACCGGCCGCGCCGCGCTGGACTTCACCGCTCCCGGTGCCGCCGCCGAGCTGGCCTTCGGCGCCTCGGACGACTGCCGGGTGGTGCGGTACGCGGAGGAGTCCCGCGACACCTCCAGGATCGCCCAGCGGACCGTGGTCACCCGTACGGTGCGGCTGCACCTGTCGCGGTTCTCCGCGCCCGGGGAGCGGGGCGACCGGGTGGTCGTGCTGCGGGAGCGGATTCCCGTGTCGGAGGTGTCGGAGGTCGAGGTGCGGGTGCGCCCGGAGGTCTGCTCCCCCGCGCCGGACGCCGTCGACGCCGAGGGCATCGCCCGCTGGGAGGTCGCCCTGCCGCCCGGTGGGCGGCGCACGGTCACCCTGGTGTACGAGCTGTCGGCGAAGGCGAACGTCACCGGCCTCTGA
- a CDS encoding SDR family NAD(P)-dependent oxidoreductase — translation MTQRTTLITGVTQGMGRALALDLAPRGGTLLLHGRDPGRLAAVAAEARAAGPGTTIRTYLADLSDLDQVHAMAARIRAAEPHLDGLVHNAVAGGGERPTVRELSRQGHELRFAVNHLAPYALTRALLPLLTASAPARVVNVASIGQEAVDFDDVMTERDYEGLRAYCRSKLAMIMATFELADELRGTGVTVNALHPAHLMDTPGVRAYGLTPLVGTEEGVRPTVRLLLDPETATVTGRYFDRFTEARAHEQAYDAGARARLMALTHRLIGEEPAAG, via the coding sequence ATGACCCAGCGCACCACTCTGATCACCGGCGTCACCCAGGGCATGGGCCGCGCACTCGCGCTCGACCTGGCACCACGCGGCGGCACCCTCCTCCTGCACGGCCGCGACCCCGGCCGGCTGGCGGCCGTCGCGGCCGAGGCCCGGGCCGCCGGCCCCGGCACCACGATCCGTACCTACCTCGCCGACCTGTCCGACCTGGACCAGGTGCACGCCATGGCCGCCCGGATCCGGGCGGCGGAGCCGCACCTCGACGGCCTGGTCCACAACGCGGTGGCGGGCGGCGGGGAGCGGCCTACGGTCCGCGAGCTCAGCCGGCAGGGCCACGAACTGCGCTTCGCGGTCAACCACCTGGCGCCCTACGCGCTCACCCGCGCGCTGCTGCCCCTGCTCACCGCCTCCGCCCCGGCCCGGGTCGTCAACGTCGCCTCGATCGGCCAGGAGGCCGTCGACTTCGACGACGTCATGACGGAGCGGGACTACGAGGGCCTGCGGGCCTACTGCCGCAGCAAGCTGGCCATGATCATGGCGACCTTCGAGCTGGCCGACGAACTGCGCGGCACGGGCGTAACGGTGAACGCCCTCCACCCCGCCCACCTGATGGACACGCCCGGCGTCCGCGCGTACGGCCTCACGCCCCTCGTCGGCACGGAGGAGGGCGTCCGCCCCACCGTGCGCCTGCTGCTCGACCCGGAGACGGCCACGGTCACGGGCCGCTACTTCGACCGGTTCACCGAGGCACGGGCCCATGAGCAGGCGTACGACGCCGGCGCCCGGGCCCGCCTGATGGCGCTGACGCACCGCCTGATCGGTGAGGAGCCGGCGGCGGGCTGA
- the katG gene encoding catalase/peroxidase HPI produces MPGSESENPAIPSPTPTEKRPQRNQDWWPNQLDLQVLHQHSPLSDPMGGQFDYAKEFASLDVEALKRDVFAVMTDSQDWWPADYGHYGPLFIRMSWHAAGTYRIADGRGGGGSGAQRFAPLNSWPDNASLDKARRLLWPVKQKYGRKISWADLLVFAGNCAMESMGFKTFGFGFGREDIWEPEEIFWGPEDTWLGDERYSGDRELTGPFAAVQMGLIYVNPEGPNGNPDPLAAARDIRETFGRMAMNDEETVALIVGGHTFGKCHGAVDPQYIGPEPEAAPLEQQGLGWHNTHGSGKGPDTLTSGLEGAWTTAPTRWDNGYLENLFRYEWELTRSPAGAHQWKPTDPAAQDTVPDAHDPSRRHAPMMLTTDLALKADPVYAPIAKRFHENPDELADAFARAWFKLLHRDMGPLARYLGPWVPEPQLWQDPVPEVDHPLVGADDIATLKARILDSGLSVPQLVTTAWASAASFRGTDKRGGANGARIRLAPQKDWELNDLPEVRQTVEALDRIREEFNGSGGGTRISLADLIVLGGCAAVERAARNAGHDITVPFAPGRTDASQEQTDVDTFAVLEPKADGFRNYLRAGEKLSPETLLLDRASMLTLTAPEMTALIGGMRVLNTGFNGSRHGLFTDRPEALTTDFFVRLLDMGTEWKASESQENVFEGRDRATGEVRWTATAVDLVFGAHAQLRALAEVYAAADADEKFVRDFVAAWDKVMNLDRFDLRRAG; encoded by the coding sequence GTGCCCGGCAGCGAAAGCGAAAACCCGGCGATTCCCTCCCCGACCCCCACGGAGAAGCGGCCCCAGCGGAACCAGGACTGGTGGCCCAACCAGCTGGACCTGCAGGTTCTCCACCAGCATTCGCCCCTGTCCGATCCGATGGGCGGGCAGTTCGACTACGCGAAGGAGTTCGCGAGCCTCGACGTCGAGGCGCTGAAGCGGGACGTCTTCGCGGTGATGACGGACTCCCAGGACTGGTGGCCGGCCGACTACGGCCACTACGGGCCGCTGTTCATCCGGATGAGCTGGCACGCCGCGGGGACGTACCGCATCGCCGACGGCCGGGGCGGCGGCGGCAGCGGCGCGCAGCGGTTCGCCCCGCTCAACAGCTGGCCGGACAACGCGAGCCTCGACAAGGCGCGCCGGCTGCTCTGGCCCGTGAAGCAGAAGTACGGGCGGAAGATCTCCTGGGCCGATCTGCTGGTCTTCGCCGGCAACTGCGCCATGGAGTCCATGGGGTTCAAGACCTTCGGCTTCGGTTTCGGCCGCGAGGACATCTGGGAGCCCGAGGAGATCTTCTGGGGCCCCGAGGACACCTGGCTCGGGGACGAGCGCTACAGCGGCGACCGGGAGCTCACCGGCCCCTTCGCCGCCGTGCAGATGGGACTGATCTACGTCAACCCGGAGGGCCCCAACGGCAATCCGGATCCGCTGGCCGCCGCCCGGGACATCCGCGAGACGTTCGGCCGGATGGCGATGAACGACGAGGAGACGGTCGCGCTCATCGTCGGCGGGCACACGTTCGGCAAGTGCCACGGCGCGGTCGACCCGCAGTACATCGGTCCGGAGCCGGAGGCCGCTCCCCTCGAGCAGCAGGGCCTGGGCTGGCACAACACCCACGGCAGCGGCAAGGGCCCCGACACGCTCACCAGCGGTCTCGAGGGCGCCTGGACCACCGCGCCGACGAGGTGGGACAACGGCTACCTGGAGAACCTCTTCCGGTACGAGTGGGAGCTGACGCGCAGCCCCGCCGGCGCGCACCAGTGGAAGCCCACCGACCCGGCGGCGCAGGACACCGTGCCCGACGCGCACGACCCGTCCAGGCGGCACGCGCCGATGATGCTGACCACCGACCTCGCGCTGAAGGCGGACCCGGTCTACGCGCCGATCGCCAAGCGCTTCCACGAGAACCCGGACGAGCTCGCGGACGCGTTCGCCAGGGCCTGGTTCAAGCTGCTGCACCGTGACATGGGTCCGCTGGCGCGCTATCTCGGCCCGTGGGTGCCCGAACCGCAGCTGTGGCAGGACCCCGTGCCCGAGGTCGACCACCCGCTGGTCGGCGCCGACGACATCGCGACGCTGAAGGCCCGGATCCTGGACTCGGGACTGTCCGTGCCCCAGCTGGTCACCACCGCGTGGGCGTCGGCGGCGAGCTTCCGCGGCACCGACAAGCGCGGCGGGGCCAACGGGGCGCGGATCCGGCTGGCGCCGCAGAAGGACTGGGAGCTCAACGACCTGCCCGAGGTGCGGCAGACGGTGGAGGCCCTCGACCGGATCCGCGAGGAGTTCAACGGATCCGGCGGCGGGACGAGGATCTCGCTCGCCGACCTGATCGTCCTGGGCGGGTGCGCGGCCGTCGAGCGGGCCGCGCGGAACGCCGGGCACGACATCACGGTGCCGTTCGCGCCGGGGCGTACGGACGCCTCGCAGGAGCAGACGGACGTGGACACGTTCGCGGTGCTCGAACCCAAGGCGGACGGTTTCCGCAACTACCTGCGGGCGGGCGAGAAGCTGTCGCCGGAGACGCTGCTCCTCGACCGTGCCAGCATGCTGACCCTGACCGCTCCCGAGATGACGGCGCTGATCGGCGGCATGCGGGTGCTGAACACCGGTTTCAACGGCTCCCGGCACGGTCTGTTCACCGACCGGCCGGAGGCGCTGACCACCGACTTCTTCGTCCGGCTCCTGGACATGGGCACGGAGTGGAAGGCGTCGGAGTCGCAGGAGAACGTCTTCGAGGGCCGGGACCGGGCCACCGGTGAGGTGCGGTGGACGGCGACCGCCGTCGACCTCGTCTTCGGTGCGCACGCGCAGCTGCGGGCCCTCGCGGAGGTGTACGCGGCCGCCGACGCGGACGAGAAGTTCGTCCGCGACTTCGTGGCCGCGTGGGACAAGGTGATGAACCTGGACCGCTTCGACCTGCGCCGGGCCGGCTGA
- a CDS encoding DNA topoisomerase IB — protein MRLRTSDPERPGWRRIRHGRGFRYVDEMGRPLSPADRERVRALVIPPAWRDVWICPWPNGHLQAVGTDDAGRRQYLYHQEYRARRERAKHAHVREVAAALPRLRQAVEEDLAGRGLCRERVLACAARLLDLGFLRVGGDRYQRDNDSYGLTTLRREHVRCARGRVVFDFTGKAGRRITFEAADDSVLRVVRALLRRRGGERLFAYWQGRAWHDVRAGELNAYLRDRSGVDMSAKDFRTWHATVLAAVALAVSEPAARDSVTARRRAVRRAVGEVADYLGNTPAVCRSSYIAPRVIERYADGETVAPALGRLGEDAASGSPATHGAIERAVLDLLDEDEPVR, from the coding sequence GTGCGGCTACGGACGAGCGACCCGGAGCGGCCCGGCTGGCGGCGGATCCGCCACGGCCGGGGATTCCGCTACGTCGACGAGATGGGCCGGCCCCTGTCGCCCGCCGACCGGGAGCGGGTGCGGGCCCTGGTCATTCCGCCGGCCTGGCGGGACGTGTGGATCTGCCCCTGGCCGAACGGCCATCTGCAGGCGGTGGGAACGGACGACGCGGGCCGCCGCCAGTACCTCTACCACCAGGAGTACCGGGCCCGGCGCGAGCGCGCCAAGCACGCCCACGTCCGTGAGGTGGCCGCCGCGCTGCCCCGGCTCAGACAGGCCGTCGAGGAGGACCTCGCCGGGCGCGGCCTGTGCCGCGAACGGGTCCTCGCCTGTGCGGCCCGGCTGCTCGACCTGGGCTTCCTGCGGGTCGGTGGCGACCGGTACCAGCGGGACAACGACTCGTACGGTCTGACCACGCTGCGGCGCGAGCACGTCCGCTGTGCGCGGGGCCGCGTCGTCTTCGACTTCACCGGCAAGGCGGGGCGCCGCATCACCTTCGAGGCGGCCGACGACTCCGTGCTGCGGGTGGTGCGCGCGCTGCTGCGCCGCCGGGGCGGGGAGCGGCTCTTCGCGTACTGGCAGGGCCGGGCCTGGCACGACGTGCGCGCCGGCGAGCTCAACGCCTATCTGCGGGACCGGTCCGGGGTGGACATGAGCGCCAAGGACTTCCGGACCTGGCACGCCACCGTGCTGGCCGCCGTGGCGCTGGCCGTCTCGGAGCCGGCCGCCCGGGACTCGGTCACCGCCCGCCGCAGGGCGGTGCGACGGGCGGTGGGCGAGGTCGCCGACTACCTGGGCAACACGCCGGCCGTGTGCCGGAGCTCGTACATCGCGCCCCGGGTGATCGAGCGGTACGCCGACGGGGAGACGGTCGCCCCGGCGCTCGGACGGCTGGGCGAGGACGCCGCCTCCGGCAGTCCGGCCACCCACGGCGCGATCGAGCGGGCGGTCCTCGACCTCCTGGACGAGGACGAGCCGGTGCGGTGA
- a CDS encoding MmcQ/YjbR family DNA-binding protein: MITADEVRALALALPETVEKEAWAMPTFRVAGKMFLTLPDDETSMAVRCPKLDRDELVLAEPEKFWVADHEAAFAWVRVRLRALDDADELRAIVVDSWCQAAPPGLLRDHPELAAPAP; the protein is encoded by the coding sequence ATGATCACAGCCGACGAAGTCCGCGCCCTCGCCCTCGCGTTGCCGGAGACCGTGGAGAAGGAGGCATGGGCCATGCCCACCTTCCGGGTCGCCGGGAAGATGTTCCTCACGCTGCCCGACGACGAGACGTCGATGGCGGTCCGCTGCCCGAAGCTGGACCGCGACGAGCTGGTCCTCGCCGAGCCGGAGAAGTTCTGGGTCGCGGACCACGAGGCCGCCTTCGCGTGGGTACGGGTCCGCCTGCGAGCCCTCGACGACGCCGACGAGCTCCGGGCGATCGTGGTCGACTCGTGGTGCCAGGCGGCGCCGCCTGGCCTGCTCAGGGACCACCCGGAGCTGGCGGCCCCGGCGCCCTGA
- a CDS encoding isochorismatase family cysteine hydrolase produces MAKSALVVIDMLNDYGHEDAELLVPSVTEALPAIVGLLERARAADAPVVYANDNFGRWRSHHGQILDTALAGRHPELVDPVRPDDDSLFVVKARHSIFYETPLAYLLRSLEVDELVLTGQVTEQCVLYSALDAHIRHFGVVVPRDAVAHIHEDLAEAALRMVEVNMGGRVVRAADVAW; encoded by the coding sequence GTGGCGAAGAGCGCGCTCGTGGTGATCGACATGCTCAACGACTACGGGCACGAGGACGCGGAGCTGCTCGTCCCGTCGGTGACCGAGGCGCTGCCGGCGATCGTGGGTCTGCTGGAGCGCGCGCGGGCCGCGGACGCGCCCGTCGTGTACGCGAACGACAACTTCGGCCGGTGGCGTTCGCACCACGGCCAGATCCTCGACACGGCCCTGGCCGGACGGCATCCCGAGCTGGTCGATCCCGTCCGGCCCGACGACGACTCCCTCTTCGTCGTGAAGGCACGCCATTCGATCTTCTACGAGACGCCGCTCGCGTACCTGCTGCGCAGCCTGGAGGTCGACGAGCTCGTCCTCACGGGCCAGGTGACCGAGCAGTGCGTGCTGTACTCCGCGCTGGACGCGCACATCCGGCACTTCGGCGTGGTCGTGCCCCGGGACGCGGTGGCCCACATCCACGAGGACCTGGCGGAGGCGGCCCTGCGGATGGTGGAGGTGAACATGGGCGGCCGGGTGGTCCGTGCCGCCGACGTCGCCTGGTGA
- a CDS encoding LLM class F420-dependent oxidoreductase encodes MTQIGYTMMTEQAGPRELVQHVVEAERAGFDFSVISDHSFPWLESQGHAPYAWSVLGAAAQATSRIPLMSYVTCPTFRYHPAVIAQKAATVQLLSEGRFRLGLGSGENLNEHIIGEGWPSARVRLEMLEEAVEIIRALFDGGYVSHRGPHYQVDDARLWDLPDTPPPIGIAVSGPRSCALAGRHADLLVATEPKGELVEAFERQGGAGKPRVGQLPLCYDPDRDAAVARAHEQFRWSVGGWRLNSELPLPAGFEQATEHVRPQDVAEQIPCGDDVDAVVEAVRPYVEAGFTEVALVQIGGDHQLPFLQWAESKLLPALRAL; translated from the coding sequence ATGACGCAGATCGGCTACACGATGATGACCGAACAGGCGGGCCCCAGGGAGCTGGTCCAGCACGTGGTCGAGGCCGAGCGGGCGGGCTTCGACTTCTCCGTGATCTCGGACCACTCCTTCCCCTGGCTGGAGTCCCAGGGCCACGCGCCGTACGCGTGGAGCGTGCTCGGGGCCGCCGCGCAGGCCACCTCCCGCATCCCCCTGATGAGCTATGTGACCTGCCCGACCTTCCGCTACCACCCCGCCGTGATCGCCCAGAAGGCCGCGACCGTGCAGCTGCTCTCCGAGGGCCGCTTCCGGCTCGGCCTCGGCTCGGGCGAGAACCTCAACGAGCACATCATCGGCGAGGGCTGGCCCTCCGCCCGCGTCCGCCTGGAGATGCTGGAGGAGGCCGTCGAGATCATCCGCGCCCTGTTCGACGGCGGCTACGTGTCCCACCGAGGGCCGCACTACCAGGTCGACGACGCCCGGCTCTGGGACCTCCCCGACACGCCGCCGCCCATCGGCATCGCCGTCTCGGGCCCGCGGTCCTGCGCCCTCGCCGGCCGGCACGCGGACCTGCTCGTCGCCACCGAGCCCAAGGGCGAACTCGTCGAGGCGTTCGAGCGGCAGGGCGGCGCGGGCAAGCCGCGCGTCGGGCAGCTGCCCCTGTGTTACGACCCCGACCGCGACGCGGCGGTGGCCCGCGCCCACGAGCAGTTCCGGTGGTCCGTGGGCGGCTGGCGGCTCAACTCCGAACTGCCCCTGCCCGCCGGCTTCGAGCAGGCGACGGAGCACGTGCGGCCACAGGACGTGGCGGAGCAGATCCCCTGCGGCGACGACGTCGACGCGGTCGTGGAGGCCGTCCGTCCCTACGTCGAGGCGGGCTTCACCGAGGTGGCGCTCGTCCAGATCGGCGGGGACCACCAGCTGCCGTTCCTGCAGTGGGCGGAGAGCAAGCTGCTGCCCGCGCTGCGCGCCCTCTGA
- a CDS encoding DUF4139 domain-containing protein, producing MATEPMRGWGSTLDAVVVYAEGALCRRLARGTVPPDGRVRVTGLPRSLDPGSLRVRVPAASGLRVAEARVEFEAAPPAGGADGGLLQEVERRRDAYEAARDRRDRQARLVEETEGLRPVPPPRRREDPHRRTPVDAWLELADFVDARLAGLHARLAERDEALERAGHELAVAEDALARASTGAAPAAHVETTVSAVLTLVAGGDTPARAESDAGAGLIAEPAREVELEVEYGVPGAVWVPAYRLTHRQGDGEGRLLLRASVAQRTGEDWTGVRIALATADLRRRSDLPPLRSIRIGRRQAAPAPSGWREPPPGLADLFTGYDAAGPRPPVGALAAGSAPVASGPPAAAGPVPPLPPPAAALPVSAPAAAPQSSAGAPAAPPAPGGGYGGAPGGAYGGAYGAAPEVFRGAPAPLARARRAAPPGPAAPGAPAQAPPPVPPVAGPPRPSGEELDYAALVLSGPDEPGGRRGLLFPEAPFDPLAAEHRRRAQAVAGLPLPGHAVRPRESAGSFDHRFDAAARADVPSDGTWHTVTVGEIPVGLRTEYLCVPSVEPTAYATLVLSNATGQALLAGPVEVVVDDEFLLTAALPTLAPGGVRRLGLGPAEGIRVTRRTHLVESSSGLRNTTTVLDHRVHVELANRLPGPVTVEVRERVPVTSDADVRIEERADWAVPEEGTEPERHAPGTRVWRVELPAGGTTALDGGYEIRIPAGKALVGGNRRS from the coding sequence ATGGCGACGGAACCGATGCGCGGATGGGGATCGACCCTCGACGCGGTGGTGGTGTACGCGGAGGGCGCGCTCTGCCGCCGACTGGCGCGGGGCACCGTACCGCCCGACGGCCGGGTGCGGGTGACGGGGCTGCCCCGCTCCCTCGATCCGGGCTCGCTGCGGGTGCGCGTGCCGGCCGCCTCCGGGCTGCGGGTGGCGGAGGCCCGGGTGGAGTTCGAGGCGGCGCCGCCCGCCGGGGGCGCGGACGGGGGGCTCCTGCAGGAGGTGGAGCGGCGACGCGACGCGTACGAGGCGGCGCGTGACCGCCGGGACCGGCAGGCACGTCTGGTCGAGGAGACCGAGGGGCTGCGCCCGGTGCCGCCGCCCCGCAGGCGGGAGGACCCGCACCGCCGTACCCCCGTCGACGCGTGGCTGGAACTCGCCGACTTCGTGGACGCGCGCCTGGCCGGGCTGCACGCCCGCCTGGCCGAACGGGACGAGGCCCTGGAACGTGCCGGGCACGAACTGGCCGTCGCCGAGGACGCCTTGGCCCGCGCCTCCACCGGGGCCGCCCCGGCGGCGCACGTGGAGACGACGGTCAGCGCGGTGCTCACGCTCGTGGCGGGCGGCGACACGCCCGCGCGGGCGGAGTCGGACGCGGGTGCGGGCCTGATCGCCGAGCCCGCACGCGAGGTGGAGCTGGAGGTGGAGTACGGGGTGCCGGGGGCCGTCTGGGTTCCGGCCTACCGGCTCACCCACCGTCAGGGCGACGGGGAGGGGCGCCTGTTGCTGCGCGCCTCGGTCGCCCAGCGCACCGGTGAGGACTGGACGGGGGTACGGATCGCCCTGGCCACCGCCGACCTGCGGCGCAGGAGCGACCTGCCGCCGCTGCGCTCGATCCGCATCGGGCGCCGCCAGGCGGCCCCCGCGCCGTCGGGCTGGCGCGAGCCGCCGCCCGGGCTCGCCGACCTCTTCACCGGGTACGACGCGGCCGGGCCGCGCCCGCCGGTGGGCGCCCTCGCCGCCGGTTCCGCGCCGGTCGCGAGCGGCCCGCCGGCCGCGGCCGGACCGGTCCCGCCGCTGCCGCCGCCCGCAGCCGCCCTGCCGGTGTCCGCACCGGCGGCGGCCCCCCAGTCCTCTGCCGGGGCGCCCGCCGCGCCGCCCGCCCCGGGCGGCGGGTACGGCGGCGCTCCGGGCGGCGCGTACGGCGGCGCGTACGGTGCTGCCCCGGAGGTCTTCCGCGGCGCCCCCGCCCCCCTGGCCCGGGCCCGCCGCGCCGCGCCCCCGGGCCCGGCGGCCCCCGGCGCTCCCGCCCAGGCCCCGCCGCCGGTGCCGCCCGTGGCCGGTCCGCCGCGGCCGAGCGGCGAGGAGCTGGACTACGCCGCGCTGGTCCTGAGCGGCCCCGACGAGCCGGGCGGCCGCCGGGGGCTGCTGTTCCCCGAGGCCCCGTTCGACCCACTGGCCGCCGAGCACCGCAGGCGGGCCCAGGCAGTGGCCGGCCTTCCGCTGCCCGGACACGCCGTGCGGCCCCGCGAGTCGGCGGGTTCCTTCGACCACCGCTTCGACGCCGCGGCCCGCGCCGACGTCCCGTCCGACGGCACCTGGCACACCGTGACCGTGGGCGAGATCCCGGTCGGTCTGCGCACCGAGTACCTCTGCGTGCCGTCCGTGGAGCCGACCGCGTACGCCACCCTGGTGCTGTCCAACGCCACCGGCCAGGCCCTCCTCGCCGGGCCGGTGGAGGTCGTCGTCGACGACGAGTTCCTGCTGACGGCCGCGCTGCCCACGCTCGCCCCGGGCGGTGTGCGCCGACTGGGCCTCGGACCCGCCGAGGGCATCCGGGTCACCCGGCGCACGCACCTCGTCGAGTCGTCCTCGGGCCTGCGCAACACCACCACGGTGCTCGACCACCGCGTGCACGTGGAGCTGGCCAACCGGCTCCCGGGGCCGGTCACCGTCGAGGTCAGGGAGCGGGTGCCGGTCACCTCCGACGCCGACGTCCGGATCGAGGAGCGGGCGGACTGGGCGGTGCCCGAGGAGGGCACGGAGCCGGAGCGGCACGCCCCGGGCACCCGCGTCTGGCGGGTGGAACTGCCCGCCGGTGGCACCACCGCCCTCGACGGCGGCTACGAGATCCGCATCCCGGCCGGCAAGGCCCTGGTCGGCGGCAACCGCAGGAGCTGA